One Pocillopora verrucosa isolate sample1 chromosome 10, ASM3666991v2, whole genome shotgun sequence genomic window carries:
- the LOC131785502 gene encoding E3 ubiquitin-protein ligase TRIM71-like — MSNRVAMESFLKNLQEQVTCSICLDTYKEPKIISCLHTFCCNCLKRHALTSQRNGKYRCPECQAPIDLPKDNRFDSLQTSFFHNSLLGILAVRQIGDGRSISCSQCRKNNTQMHYCFDCGRFMCPDCLNAHEVLKASFEGHKVISVKEFKAEDYEALLRRQPFCSQQFHEKEIMRFFCIPCQSCVCHICIATDHRNHEVVVLDKAAHDESQNIIAGAESIKDKIKELNANIRQLEETTSVMESNVMKAKREVMEAVEQIITQIRARERELITSIETTRAKRLEKISSAKQNIFSLLKQLNQAVDFADNIVKRSSSTDIMQNKGTLTQRFEELRAIYHEVPKHRDIVHVKFTAASMAGLKLGSVQMTEKADMKKSTLQGIDQTLRAGVEADFLLCPKTSSGELCDSESNQIEFLVEPADDVSMTSVHENDEGTFQLKFTPILPGDYSFEVKINGEKLSVCPVTVQVKECELVVDGELDLTNFSDPELKGPFGIALNAKGTMAVSDYYGPSVYVFDSEGTLFRKIDQLNQPLHVVFANDEDILVSDHGDNRICQYNTRTGLFIKEFGKGKLKNPFGLSMDDKEQIIVSDYYNNRIQVLAKNGGNIFTFGDIGPEKLLGPFSCVSHKNRFFVSDSGHSCIKVFDQAGQFLYKFGSKGTENGQFVRPSGLYIDRHDCLLVCDQGSGRFQKFSLEGRFIGKCTTPGLENLNGVAEMPDGRILVTSTKSKKVYIMITK; from the coding sequence ATGAGCAACCGTGTTGCAATGGAATCGTTTTTGAAAAACCTCCAGGAGCAAGTGACTTGTTCGATTTGCCTCGATACCTACAAGGAACCCAAGATCATATCTTGCCTTCACACATTTTGTTGCAATTGTCTCAAGAGACATGCACTAACCAGCCAAAGAAACGGCAAATATCGATGTCCCGAATGCCAAGCGCCAATCGATTTACCCAAAGACAACCGCTTCGACAGTTTGCAGACCAGTTTCTTCCACAATAGTCTTTTGGGTATCCTTGCAGTTCGGCAGATTGGCGATGGAAGGAGTATTTCTTGTTCACAGTGTAGGAAAAATAATACTCAAATGCATTACTGTTTCGACTGTGGACGCTTCATGTGCCCTGACTGTCTGAATGCACACGAAGTATTAAAGGCTTCGTTCGAAGGTCACAAAGTGATTTCGGTGAAAGAGTTTAAAGCAGAAGATTACGAGGCGTTGTTAAGACGGCAGCCGTTTTGCTCCCAGCAGTTTCACGAAAAGGAAATCATGCGATTCTTTTGTATTCCGTGTCAAAGTTGCGTTTGCCATATTTGCATAGCCACGGATCACCGAAACCATGAAGTTGTTGTACTCGACAAAGCGGCCCACGATGAGAGTCAAAATATTATCGCCGGCGCAGAGTCCATCAAAGACAAGATAAAGGAACTAAATGCGAACATTCGACAACTTGAAGAAACGACCTCCGTGATGGAAAGTAATGTTATGAAAGCTAAGCGTGAAGTCATGGAAGCTGTGGAACAGATAATCACGCAGATCCGTGCGCGCGAGCGAGAGCTGATTACCTCCATCGAGACTACGCGCGCGAAGAGACTCGAGAAAATCAGTTCCGccaaacaaaatatattttctctaCTCAAACAATTGAACCAAGCGGTCGACTTCGCTGATAATATAGTGAAGAGAAGCTCAAGCACGGATATCATGCAAAATAAAGGTACTTTGACACAGAGATTCGAGGAGTTGCGTGCTATCTATCACGAAGTTCCTAAACATCGCGACATTGTACATGTTAAATTTACTGCGGCCTCCATGGCGGGCCTGAAACTGGGATCTGTTCAGATGACAGAAAAGGCAGATATGAAGAAATCAACACTTCAAGGAATAGATCAAACCTTACGGGCTGGTGTAGAAGCTGACTTTTTATTGTGCCCCAAAACATCTTCTGGAGAGTTATGTGACTCGGAGTCAAATCAAATTGAGTTTCTGGTTGAGCCCGCTGATGATGTGTCAATGACATCTGTGCACGAGAACGACGAAGGAACATTCCAGTTAAAGTTTACACCCATATTGCCTGGAGATTACagttttgaagtaaaaataaatggcGAGAAACTTTCTGTTTGTCCAGTAACTGTGCAAGTGAAAGAATGTGAGCTTGTTGTGGACGGTGAACTGGATCTGACAAATTTCTCTGATCCCGAACTAAAAGGACCCTTCGGTATCGCACTCAATGCCAAAGGAACTATGGCAGTGTCAGATTATTATGGCCCCAGCGTTTATGTATTTGACAGTGAAGGAACCCTTTTCCGAAAAATCGATCAACTTAACCAACCTCTCCATGTTGTTTTTGCTAATGATGAAGATATTCTTGTCTCGGATCATGGCGATAACAGAATATGTCAGTATAATACTCGAACTGGACTATTCATAAAAGAATTTGGAAAAGGAAAGCTTAAAAATCCATTCGGACTTTCCATGGATGACAAAGAGCAAATTATCGTTTCTGACTACTATAATAATAGAATACAAGTTCTGGCTAAAAATGGTGGGAATATATTTACGTTTGGAGACATTGGGCCGGAAAAACTCCTTGGTCCTTTTAGCTGTGTTAGTCATAAAAACCGATTCTTCGTGTCTGACTCTGGCCATAGCTGCATCAAAGTGTTCGACCAGGCAGGacaatttttatataaatttgGAAGTAAAGGAACGGAAAACGGACAGTTTGTTAGACCTTCTGGTCTGTATATAGACAGGCACGATTGTCTTCTTGTATGTGACCAGGGAAGTGGCCGGTTTCAAAAGTTTTCCCTTGAAGGTCGTTTTATTGGCAAGTGCACTACTCCTGGGTTAGAAAACCTGAATGGCGTCGCGGAAATGCCAGATGGACGCATTCTCGTTACAAGCACAAAGTCTAAAAAAGTGTAtatcatgataacaaagtaG